Proteins co-encoded in one Oncorhynchus masou masou isolate Uvic2021 chromosome 22, UVic_Omas_1.1, whole genome shotgun sequence genomic window:
- the det1 gene encoding DET1 homolog, whose protein sequence is MEDDSPTLKPRRIQNQNVVHRLERRRIFSGRAAAHWYRGRCFHQNLFPNFTVVNVEKPPCFLRKFSPDGRCFIAFSSDQTSLEIYEYQGCHAAEDLLLGQDGETLANSNDQRSLNIRGRLFERFFSLLHVTNVASNGEHLNRECSLFTDDCRYVIVGSAVYVPEEPSPHFFEVYRNNESVTPNPRSPLEDYSLHVIDLHTGRLCDTRSFKCDKIILSHNQGLYLYRNILAVLSVQQQTIHVFQVTSEGLFLDVRTIGRFCYEDDLLTLSAVYTEARAEGQPGFSRLYKEKTINSLKHRLLVYLWRRAEKDGSATAKRRFFQFFDQLRQLRMWKMQLLDEHHLFIKYTSEDVVTLRVTDPSQPSFFVVYNMVSTEVLAVFENTSDKLLELFENFCDLFRNASLHSEAVQFPCSASSNNFARQVQRRFKDTIVNAKYGGHTEAVRRLLGQLPISAQSYSSSPYLDLSLFSYDDKWVSVMERPKTCGDHPIRFYARDSGLLKFKIQAGLLGRPINHAVRRLVAFTFHPFEPFAISVQRTNAEYVVNFHMRHVCV, encoded by the exons ATGGAAGATGATTCCCCGACTCTGAAACCCAGGCGCATCCAGAACCAGAATGTGGTCCATCGACTGGAGCGGCGGCGGATCTTCTCTGGCCGGGCTGCAGCCCACTGGTACCGCGGGCGCTGCTTCCACCAGAACCTTTTCCCAAACTTCACTGTGGTAAATGTAGAGAAGCCTCCTTGCTTCCTACGCAAGTTCTCCCCAGATGGACGCTGCTTCATAGCCTTCTCCTCTGACCAGACCTCCCTGGAGATCTATGAGTACCAGGGCTGCCATGCAGCGGAGGATCTGCTGCTGGGGCAGGATGGAGAGACCCTGGCCAACAGCAATGACCAGCGCTCCCTCAACATCCGCGGCCGCCTCTTTGAGCGCTTCTTTTCCCTCCTGCACGTCACTAACGTGGCCTCCAATGGAGAGCACCTGAACCGAGAGTGCAGCCTGTTCACTGATGACTGTCGCTATGTGATCGTGGGCTCAGCGGTCTACGTGCCCGAGGAGCCCTCTCCACACTTCTTTGAGGTGTACCGCAACAACGAGTCTGTGACTCCCAACCCCCGCTCTCCTCTGGAAGACTACTCACTGCACGTCATTGACCTGCACACTGGCAGGCTTTGTGACACCAGGTCCTTTAAGTGTGACAAGATCATCCTCTCGCACAACCAGGGACTCTACCTCTACCGTAACATACTGGCTGTTCTTTCTGTTCAGCAGCAGACAATCCATGTCTTTCAG GTGACATCagaggggttgtttctggacgtGCGGACCATTGGTCGTTTCTGCTACGAGGACGACCTCCTGACTCTGTCTGCGGTGTACACTGAGGCCCGGGCCGAGGGCCAGCCAGGCTTCTCCCGCCTCTACAAGGAGAAGACCATCAACTCCCTGAAGCACAGACTACTGGTCTACCTGTGGAGACGGGCTGAGAAGGACGGCAGCGCCACCGCCAAGCGACGCTTCTTCCAGTTCTTTGACCAGCTGAGACAGCTGAGGATGTGGAAGATGCAGCTGCTGGATGAGCACCAcctcttcattaaatacaccagCGAGGATGTGGTCACCCTGCGAGTCACTGACCCCTCCCAG CCCTCATTCTTTGTGGTGTACAACATGGTGTCGACAGAGGTGTTGGCGGTCTTTGAGAACACTTCTGACAAACTTCTGGAGCTGTTTGAGAACTTCTGTGACCTGTTTCGGAACGCTTCGCTCCACAGTGAAGCTGTTCAGTTCCCCTGCTCAGCCTCCAGCAACAACTTTGCACGGCAGGTTCAGAGAAG GTTCAAAGACACCATAGTTAATGCAAAGTATGGCGGTCACACTGAGGCGGTGAGGAGGCTGCTGGGACAGCTGCCCATTAGTGCTCAGTCCTACAGCAGCAGCCCCTACCTGGATCTTTCCCTGTTCAGCTACGACGACAAGTGGGTGTCTGTGATGGAACGGCCCAAAACATGTGGAGACCACCCCATCCG ATTTTATGCTCGGGACTCTGGATTGCTGAAGTTCAAGATCCAGGCAGGCCTGCTGGGTCGGCCCATTAACCATGCTGTCCGGCGGCTGGTGGCCTTCACATTCCACCCCTTTGAGCCGTTCGCCATCTCAGTACAGAGGACCAACGCTGAGTATGTGGTGAATTTCCATATGCGGCACGTCTGCGTATGA